A window of Sphingobacterium sp. SRCM116780 contains these coding sequences:
- a CDS encoding FAD binding domain-containing protein — protein MRPFDLKKVDSPKTALTHKKDQVQFIAGGTNLVDLMKKNISQPDTLLDIATALSSTIEKQGAHFHIGAMTRNTTIATDWIILEHFPLLAKAVLAGASPQIRNMASTAGNLLQRTRCPYFYDSTTACNKRKPGSGCSAYDGQNRMSAVIGYSKDCVAVHPSDLCIALVALDAKVHVTHKDQKKSVIAFQDFHRLPGNEPHRDNTLPEHALITSVELTANAIFKHCAYVKVRDRDSYAFALVSVAAALQLDGDQIVEARLASGGVAHKPWRWLKAEQFLKGKKATASIFSEAAELIVSDLKPLSHNGFKIPMLKGAVETALSQCLTV, from the coding sequence ATGAGACCATTCGATTTAAAAAAAGTAGACAGTCCAAAAACTGCACTCACACATAAAAAGGATCAAGTTCAATTTATCGCTGGGGGAACCAATCTGGTTGACCTGATGAAGAAGAATATTAGCCAACCCGATACTTTACTTGATATAGCAACAGCGTTATCGTCTACCATAGAAAAGCAGGGTGCGCACTTTCATATTGGTGCCATGACACGTAATACGACCATTGCTACAGATTGGATTATTTTAGAACATTTTCCATTACTTGCAAAAGCTGTCTTAGCAGGTGCATCCCCTCAGATCCGTAATATGGCCTCTACCGCGGGCAATCTATTGCAACGTACGCGTTGTCCTTATTTTTATGATAGCACAACCGCCTGTAATAAGCGTAAGCCCGGTTCGGGTTGTAGCGCATATGATGGACAGAATAGAATGAGTGCTGTTATTGGATATAGCAAGGACTGTGTTGCAGTACATCCTTCTGATCTTTGCATTGCTTTAGTTGCCTTGGATGCCAAAGTACATGTTACGCATAAAGATCAAAAAAAATCAGTCATTGCTTTTCAAGATTTTCATCGCTTACCAGGCAATGAACCGCATCGCGATAATACCCTACCCGAACATGCATTAATTACATCCGTTGAATTGACAGCTAATGCTATTTTTAAGCATTGTGCTTATGTTAAAGTTCGAGATCGGGATTCTTATGCTTTCGCTTTGGTATCTGTCGCTGCAGCTTTGCAATTGGATGGTGATCAAATTGTAGAGGCGCGATTAGCTTCAGGAGGAGTAGCCCATAAACCTTGGCGATGGTTGAAAGCAGAGCAGTTTTTGAAAGGTAAAAAAGCGACCGCATCAATTTTTAGTGAAGCTGCTGAGCTTATTGTTAGCGATCTAAAACCATTGTCACATAACGGTTTTAAAATACCCATGTTAAAGGGTGCTGTTGAGACCGCATTGTCACAATGCCTAACTGTTTAA
- a CDS encoding (2Fe-2S)-binding protein, protein MRKNDKLSRRFFLKASGALTLLAAIPTALKATYIHVKNFIIPEKKVVPLTVSINKKAYTLNSDTRTTLLDLLRENLSLTGTKKGCDHGQCGACTVHVDGERVLSCLTLSAMVVGKEVTTIEGIAQGDQLHPMQEAFISCDGFQCGYCTPGQIMSAIACVKEGHTHSVEEIKAYMSGNLCRCGAYNGIVESIQKVAAL, encoded by the coding sequence ATGAGAAAGAATGATAAATTGAGTAGGCGATTTTTTTTAAAGGCTAGTGGAGCATTAACCCTATTGGCAGCAATTCCAACTGCTTTAAAAGCCACTTATATACACGTCAAGAATTTCATTATCCCAGAAAAAAAAGTGGTACCGTTAACGGTCTCCATAAATAAAAAAGCTTATACATTAAATTCGGATACACGTACGACATTATTGGATTTATTGCGGGAAAACTTATCATTGACGGGTACAAAAAAAGGATGCGACCATGGACAGTGTGGCGCATGTACTGTTCACGTTGATGGAGAACGGGTATTAAGTTGCCTCACGCTTTCCGCTATGGTTGTTGGAAAGGAAGTGACTACCATTGAAGGAATAGCCCAAGGTGATCAACTGCACCCTATGCAAGAAGCATTTATATCCTGTGATGGTTTTCAGTGTGGATATTGTACGCCTGGTCAAATCATGTCGGCTATAGCATGTGTTAAGGAAGGACATACGCATTCTGTTGAAGAAATAAAAGCGTACATGAGTGGGAATCTTTGCCGTTGTGGAGCCTATAATGGAATTGTTGAATCTATTCAAAAAGTAGCGGCATTATGA
- a CDS encoding YdcF family protein has protein sequence MKRTFRIVKIILGVFMLWFLIHSIYITIDGLSDKNKHADVAIVLGNKVNEDGTLSQRLQQRLNKSIALYQQKRVKEIIVSGGIGKEGFWEGNKMKEYLLANNIPSEKISVDNYGNDTEKTVHNSIRIMDSLHYKSAISVSQYFHQTRTKKLFRKNGFKNIESASPDYFEWRDVYSIFREFVAYYKEAL, from the coding sequence ATGAAAAGAACGTTTCGGATTGTAAAAATAATTTTAGGCGTTTTTATGCTGTGGTTTTTAATACATTCCATTTACATAACAATTGATGGATTGAGCGATAAAAATAAACATGCTGACGTGGCAATAGTACTTGGGAACAAAGTGAATGAAGACGGAACTTTATCACAAAGACTACAACAACGTTTAAATAAAAGTATAGCATTATATCAGCAAAAACGCGTTAAGGAAATAATTGTCAGTGGAGGTATAGGAAAAGAAGGTTTTTGGGAAGGTAATAAAATGAAAGAATATCTTCTTGCGAACAATATCCCTTCTGAAAAAATTAGTGTCGATAATTATGGCAATGATACCGAAAAAACAGTACACAATTCCATAAGAATCATGGATAGCCTGCATTATAAAAGTGCCATTTCTGTTTCGCAATACTTTCACCAAACGAGAACAAAAAAATTATTTCGGAAAAATGGATTCAAAAATATTGAAAGTGCAAGTCCTGACTATTTTGAATGGCGAGATGTTTACTCTATATTTCGTGAATTTGTTGCCTACTACAAAGAAGCATTATAA
- a CDS encoding alpha/beta fold hydrolase: MEKHVSSSDGLKIHYIETGKGNITLVFVHGWLGNIDWWNNQQTYFKEKYNIVQIDLGGHGKSEKTRRNWTSTQYADDIKAVLDQIHTTEIILIGHSMSGAYVLEASVDSPKIKAIILVDTLKDLDQVFTYEQAEQILFSNYRKDFKEAVEQILPQHLFVVETPASIKKQLQEEFIQNQPELAINTLAPLYKMDIRQLAKSIEVPVRAINSDASATSLENNQKYLKDYNYKIINGTGHYPMLEKPKEFNLLLNEIITELIAH; this comes from the coding sequence ATGGAAAAACATGTATCATCTTCAGATGGATTGAAGATTCACTATATAGAGACTGGAAAAGGAAATATAACACTAGTTTTCGTCCATGGATGGTTGGGCAACATCGATTGGTGGAATAATCAACAGACGTATTTTAAAGAGAAATATAACATTGTCCAAATAGATTTAGGTGGGCACGGAAAATCAGAAAAAACAAGACGAAATTGGACTAGCACACAATATGCTGATGATATTAAAGCGGTACTTGACCAAATTCATACGACCGAAATTATATTGATTGGTCATTCCATGTCAGGAGCTTATGTACTTGAAGCATCTGTAGATTCCCCAAAAATAAAAGCGATAATTTTAGTAGACACGTTAAAAGACTTAGACCAAGTTTTTACTTATGAACAAGCAGAGCAAATCCTGTTTAGCAATTATCGAAAAGATTTTAAAGAAGCCGTGGAGCAGATTCTTCCTCAACACCTTTTTGTTGTGGAAACTCCTGCATCTATAAAAAAGCAACTTCAAGAAGAGTTTATTCAAAATCAGCCGGAACTCGCCATCAATACGCTTGCACCTTTATACAAGATGGATATTCGCCAACTAGCCAAATCAATAGAGGTCCCTGTAAGAGCCATAAATTCTGACGCATCGGCAACAAGTCTGGAAAATAACCAAAAGTATTTGAAAGATTATAATTACAAAATCATTAACGGAACAGGACACTATCCTATGCTAGAGAAACCAAAGGAATTTAATTTATTATTAAACGAAATAATAACGGAATTAATCGCCCATTAA
- a CDS encoding ferritin-like domain-containing protein produces MATIKSTANKSNAAEKTEDVSSVATKTAVAQKNKAKSGAAKDLSELFEDGLKDIYWAEKALTKALPKMEKNATSDELKAAITKHLKETKVHVERLEACFESIGKAAKAKKCDAMAGLIEEGEGIMEETEVGSVRDAGIIAAAQKVEHYEIATYGTLAAFAKVLDCKEALNLLLETLEEEKKCDQDLTAIADTNLNSKAV; encoded by the coding sequence ATGGCAACAATAAAAAGTACAGCGAACAAAAGCAACGCCGCAGAAAAAACAGAAGATGTTTCTTCAGTTGCAACAAAGACTGCAGTTGCGCAAAAAAATAAAGCTAAATCAGGCGCTGCAAAAGATCTAAGTGAACTCTTTGAAGATGGTTTGAAAGATATTTATTGGGCAGAAAAGGCACTCACAAAAGCATTACCCAAAATGGAAAAAAATGCGACCTCGGATGAACTTAAAGCAGCTATTACCAAGCATTTGAAAGAAACAAAGGTGCATGTCGAACGTCTGGAAGCTTGTTTTGAATCTATTGGAAAAGCGGCAAAAGCAAAAAAATGTGATGCTATGGCAGGCCTGATTGAAGAAGGAGAGGGTATTATGGAGGAAACTGAAGTAGGGTCTGTTCGGGATGCTGGGATCATAGCAGCAGCACAGAAAGTGGAACATTATGAAATCGCTACTTATGGAACTTTAGCCGCATTTGCCAAAGTATTGGACTGTAAGGAAGCATTAAATCTTCTTCTTGAAACACTGGAAGAAGAAAAAAAATGCGATCAGGATTTAACTGCTATTGCGGATACAAACCTGAATTCAAAGGCAGTATAA
- a CDS encoding DUF6428 family protein, producing MTLEQIKQVLPTLDNVEFQLENGTFVPEHFHVTEVGQISKHFIDCGGTIRKENVVNFQLWNAHDVEHRVKPGKLLDIIKLSEEKLQMGNHEIEVEYQSDTIGKYGLQFNGKNFVLTSKTTACLASDACGITPKPLTVIASTNDVCTPGSGCCS from the coding sequence ATGACACTCGAACAAATTAAACAAGTTCTTCCAACATTAGATAATGTGGAATTTCAATTAGAAAATGGAACATTTGTACCAGAACACTTTCACGTAACAGAAGTAGGTCAGATCAGTAAACATTTTATTGACTGTGGCGGTACTATCCGAAAAGAAAATGTTGTCAATTTTCAACTGTGGAATGCTCATGATGTTGAACACCGTGTAAAGCCAGGAAAATTATTGGATATCATCAAATTATCTGAGGAAAAACTTCAAATGGGAAATCACGAAATTGAAGTAGAATACCAAAGTGATACCATTGGCAAATATGGATTGCAATTCAATGGCAAAAATTTTGTTCTTACGAGTAAGACTACAGCTTGTCTTGCTTCTGATGCATGCGGAATTACACCCAAACCTTTAACAGTAATAGCTTCAACCAATGACGTGTGTACACCAGGATCAGGATGTTGCTCATAA
- the moaA gene encoding GTP 3',8-cyclase MoaA translates to MLFDKFGRQHTYLRISLTDNCNLRCFYCMPEEEYAFAAPSKLMQPQEILEIAQTFVDQGITKIRLTGGEPFVRKDVDIILAGLSKLPVELTCTTNGIRIDALLPMIKAANFSSMNISLDTLNAQKFHRITRRDLFDKVRSNIDLLLKEGIRCKLNVVVMKGLNDDEILDFVRLTKELPLIVRFIEFMPFSGNKWTSNQVFTLDEIKKVIASAFEIQAVVGDVHDTAKHFQIAGHQGSFSVISTMSEPFCGGCNRIRLTADGKLKNCLFSTHETDLLGALRQGEPILPLIQTNIQSKAYALGGQLEKDFTQIDVDKLENRSMITIGG, encoded by the coding sequence ATGCTCTTCGATAAATTTGGTAGACAACATACCTATCTGCGGATATCCCTTACCGACAATTGTAACCTACGGTGCTTCTACTGTATGCCCGAAGAGGAGTATGCCTTTGCTGCACCCTCCAAACTGATGCAACCGCAGGAAATCTTGGAAATCGCACAAACTTTTGTGGATCAGGGGATCACAAAAATACGGCTTACAGGTGGCGAGCCTTTTGTTCGAAAGGATGTAGACATTATTTTGGCGGGTTTGTCTAAACTTCCGGTTGAACTTACTTGTACCACAAATGGTATTCGTATTGATGCTTTATTACCTATGATCAAAGCAGCAAATTTTAGTAGTATGAATATTAGCTTGGATACCTTAAATGCTCAAAAATTTCATCGCATAACACGCAGAGATCTTTTTGATAAAGTGCGTAGCAATATTGATCTGTTGTTGAAAGAGGGGATTCGTTGTAAGTTGAATGTCGTGGTGATGAAAGGGCTAAACGACGATGAAATTTTAGATTTTGTAAGGCTCACCAAAGAATTGCCTTTGATCGTCCGTTTTATCGAATTTATGCCTTTCAGTGGTAATAAGTGGACAAGTAATCAGGTATTTACACTGGATGAGATCAAGAAGGTTATCGCAAGTGCTTTTGAGATTCAGGCTGTGGTAGGAGATGTGCACGACACAGCTAAACACTTCCAAATCGCAGGTCATCAGGGATCTTTCTCCGTGATCAGTACCATGAGCGAACCCTTTTGTGGAGGATGTAACCGTATTCGACTAACAGCTGATGGAAAATTAAAAAATTGTTTATTTTCTACACATGAGACGGATTTATTAGGCGCACTTCGTCAAGGAGAACCGATTTTACCACTTATACAGACGAACATTCAATCTAAAGCATATGCCTTAGGTGGACAACTGGAAAAAGATTTTACGCAAATAGATGTAGATAAACTGGAAAATAGAAGCATGATTACTATAGGAGGCTAA
- a CDS encoding XdhC family protein, translating to MNELCAIIEAYQEAEQANIKAVLATVVKVEGSSYRMPGARMLVTEFGEMTGAISGGCLEGDALRRAMLALTQQTNKLVTYDTSNDADVTIGVQLGCNGIVHILFEYIDHAKPNNPITLLEKLLDKRTASVVVTVCSLDRNADQPGTCCVQLENETLFSDTTILSLTDLSASIEQVFASQQTLRTVFAHGQSTYEVLFEYVIPVTRLILIGAGNDVQPLVEMANIMGWESWIVDGRSTHATKKRFPTAKSITVTSSDEFQQQITIDPYSVCVLMSHNYNYDKAILQQLITTDCPYIGLLGPKKRFMRMVEELQAEGITLDSAQQAKLFGPVGLDIGAETSAEIALAILAEIKAVLHHKSACSLRDRTGKMHQDISII from the coding sequence ATGAATGAATTATGTGCCATAATTGAAGCTTATCAGGAAGCAGAACAAGCAAATATCAAAGCTGTTCTGGCTACTGTCGTGAAGGTTGAAGGATCTTCCTACCGCATGCCTGGGGCTCGGATGCTGGTCACAGAATTCGGGGAAATGACCGGTGCTATCAGTGGAGGGTGCCTCGAAGGAGACGCATTACGAAGAGCTATGCTGGCATTAACACAACAAACGAATAAATTGGTTACCTATGATACCTCCAATGATGCTGATGTAACGATCGGCGTTCAATTGGGCTGTAATGGAATCGTTCATATCTTATTTGAGTATATCGATCACGCAAAACCAAATAACCCGATTACTTTACTGGAAAAGTTACTGGATAAACGTACTGCTTCTGTTGTGGTTACGGTATGCTCGTTGGATAGAAATGCCGACCAACCTGGGACATGTTGCGTACAATTGGAAAATGAAACGTTATTCAGTGATACGACAATCCTATCCCTTACAGATTTATCGGCTTCCATCGAGCAGGTGTTCGCAAGCCAGCAAACCTTACGAACGGTATTCGCACACGGGCAATCTACTTATGAAGTTTTATTTGAATATGTGATACCTGTCACGCGATTGATTCTGATTGGCGCTGGCAATGATGTACAACCTTTGGTTGAAATGGCAAACATCATGGGTTGGGAAAGTTGGATTGTGGATGGACGTTCAACACATGCCACGAAAAAGCGATTTCCAACGGCAAAATCTATCACTGTAACTTCTTCGGATGAATTTCAGCAGCAGATAACCATAGATCCCTACAGTGTATGTGTTTTGATGTCACATAATTATAACTATGACAAAGCAATCTTACAGCAACTTATAACGACTGATTGTCCTTATATTGGTTTATTGGGCCCTAAAAAGCGCTTTATGCGTATGGTTGAAGAGTTGCAAGCCGAAGGAATTACGTTGGATTCAGCGCAACAGGCTAAATTATTTGGTCCTGTAGGTTTGGATATTGGAGCGGAGACATCAGCAGAAATTGCGCTCGCTATATTAGCTGAAATTAAAGCGGTACTTCATCATAAATCAGCCTGCTCACTTCGAGACCGAACGGGAAAAATGCACCAAGATATTTCTATTATATAA
- a CDS encoding ArsR/SmtB family transcription factor produces MGVTKTDHFTEQQNQIAMITKALGHPARIAIIEYLLKVNACICSDIVEELPLAQSTISQHLKELKNAGLIKGNIEGTSICYCIDEKTFSLLKNYFKEIVIHTNNQKCC; encoded by the coding sequence ATGGGAGTTACTAAAACAGATCATTTTACAGAACAGCAAAATCAAATTGCTATGATCACGAAAGCACTTGGTCACCCAGCACGTATTGCAATTATTGAATATTTATTAAAAGTAAATGCATGTATCTGCAGTGATATCGTGGAAGAATTGCCATTGGCTCAATCCACCATATCTCAACATCTAAAAGAATTAAAAAATGCAGGATTGATCAAAGGAAATATTGAAGGTACATCCATCTGCTATTGTATTGATGAAAAAACATTCAGCTTGCTCAAGAACTACTTCAAAGAAATTGTGATCCATACTAATAATCAGAAATGTTGTTAA
- a CDS encoding xanthine dehydrogenase family protein molybdopterin-binding subunit, producing MSIFDQQNYTIPEGRVEAVDKVTGRGKYAAEYEVENMCYAVLVGSTIPSGTITAIDLTKAQQVKGVVDFVTHLHKPDVPGFATESLIKESRFGLPIFHTNKIYFKGQPIVLVIAETLEEATFAASLVEVQYQSESFQVDFDAVHPTIPLQEAGKERGLIDAWKDAQHVVEEEYTIKAEVHNPMEMHATLAHWIGEDRLKLYDKTQGVNNVQQVIAPLFKLKKENVEVVSEFVGGGFGSGLRVWPHVLASIMAAKQVKRPVKLMLTRPQMFIGTGYRPASWQKIKIGADNSGKFLGIFHQAKNETSLYERFSDQITRIARLIYNFDNLKTEDALVPLNLNAATWMRGPGDCTGDFAIECAIDELSYQLKMDPLAIRLKNIASSHHPDNKLPWSSNHLKECMEIGATRIQWNDRNSAPNATKEGDWRIGYGMAVGMWNAGRNKTSAAIVMKKDGTITIQTAMTDIGTGTGTGMKNVAHEATGIPKDLIKIELGNSNLPPAPSQGGSTGMSSVSGAVVEASNALKLKLAEYAALTNPKFKNLSPDDILLSEKGISLKKITGETVSYADLWAKNKLDTIVVDATSGPGEERKKYAFCSSAAHFCQVRVNIKTGKVKIEKMVCVADGGKIVNEKAAANQMSGAAIGGIGMALMEEKLLDPKSGGLIGDDLAGYHFPVNADAPIIDVSFIGKADPYINPTGAKGLGEVGIIGTAAAIANAIYHATGKRIRNLPITPDKILV from the coding sequence ATGAGCATCTTCGATCAACAAAATTATACTATACCTGAAGGACGTGTGGAAGCTGTCGATAAAGTTACTGGGAGAGGGAAATATGCAGCCGAATATGAGGTGGAAAATATGTGTTATGCGGTTTTGGTCGGTAGCACCATTCCTAGTGGCACTATAACAGCTATTGATTTGACAAAAGCACAACAGGTAAAAGGGGTCGTAGACTTTGTAACCCACCTTCACAAACCTGATGTGCCAGGATTTGCTACAGAGTCTTTAATAAAAGAATCGCGCTTTGGTCTTCCCATTTTCCACACAAACAAAATATATTTCAAAGGTCAGCCCATTGTACTGGTAATTGCCGAAACGTTAGAAGAGGCTACTTTTGCCGCATCGCTTGTGGAAGTGCAATACCAGTCTGAAAGCTTTCAAGTGGATTTTGATGCTGTACATCCTACCATACCTCTTCAAGAGGCAGGTAAGGAACGAGGTCTAATCGATGCATGGAAGGATGCACAGCATGTTGTAGAAGAAGAATATACCATTAAAGCTGAGGTGCACAATCCGATGGAAATGCATGCTACGCTTGCACATTGGATCGGTGAAGATCGCTTAAAGCTATACGATAAAACGCAGGGAGTCAACAATGTACAGCAGGTAATTGCACCTTTATTTAAGCTTAAAAAAGAAAATGTAGAGGTGGTAAGTGAGTTTGTTGGAGGTGGGTTTGGTTCAGGCTTACGTGTCTGGCCACATGTGCTGGCAAGTATAATGGCTGCAAAACAAGTAAAAAGACCCGTTAAATTGATGCTAACCAGACCTCAAATGTTTATCGGTACGGGTTACCGACCTGCTTCTTGGCAAAAGATCAAGATAGGGGCAGATAACTCGGGTAAATTTCTAGGGATATTCCATCAGGCTAAAAACGAAACTTCCCTTTATGAACGTTTTTCGGATCAAATTACGCGGATTGCTCGATTGATCTACAACTTTGATAACCTGAAAACGGAGGATGCTTTGGTGCCTTTGAACCTGAATGCCGCAACATGGATGCGTGGACCAGGTGATTGCACGGGTGATTTTGCCATTGAATGTGCCATTGATGAGTTAAGTTATCAATTAAAAATGGATCCTCTGGCAATACGATTAAAAAATATAGCTTCCAGTCATCATCCGGACAACAAACTACCGTGGTCTTCCAACCATTTAAAAGAATGTATGGAAATCGGTGCAACCCGTATACAATGGAATGATCGAAATTCTGCTCCTAATGCTACGAAAGAGGGTGATTGGCGAATTGGATATGGCATGGCTGTTGGGATGTGGAATGCAGGACGCAATAAAACCAGTGCAGCCATTGTCATGAAAAAAGATGGAACCATTACGATTCAAACGGCAATGACTGATATTGGCACAGGTACCGGAACAGGAATGAAAAATGTCGCACATGAAGCTACTGGTATACCCAAGGATCTGATTAAGATTGAATTGGGGAATTCCAATTTACCTCCAGCGCCTAGTCAAGGAGGAAGTACAGGGATGTCATCTGTCAGTGGAGCTGTTGTGGAAGCTTCCAACGCTTTAAAACTTAAGCTAGCGGAATATGCTGCTTTGACGAATCCAAAATTTAAAAACCTATCTCCAGATGATATTCTGTTATCAGAAAAAGGAATTTCATTGAAAAAAATAACTGGTGAAACGGTTTCTTATGCTGACCTATGGGCTAAAAATAAATTGGATACCATCGTTGTGGATGCTACTTCAGGTCCTGGAGAAGAAAGGAAGAAATATGCATTTTGTTCTTCTGCGGCTCATTTTTGCCAAGTTCGGGTAAATATTAAAACGGGTAAAGTTAAGATTGAAAAGATGGTTTGCGTGGCTGATGGTGGAAAGATAGTAAACGAAAAAGCGGCAGCAAATCAGATGTCAGGAGCAGCTATTGGAGGCATTGGAATGGCATTGATGGAAGAAAAGCTATTGGATCCAAAAAGTGGTGGTTTGATTGGGGATGATTTGGCAGGTTATCACTTTCCTGTGAATGCCGATGCTCCCATCATTGATGTGAGTTTTATAGGAAAGGCCGATCCATATATTAATCCAACGGGAGCAAAGGGATTGGGTGAAGTGGGAATTATCGGGACAGCTGCTGCGATTGCAAATGCGATTTATCATGCAACAGGTAAAAGGATTCGAAATTTACCGATTACTCCAGATAAAATATTGGTTTAA
- a CDS encoding DUF4142 domain-containing protein, with the protein MKKFLIIGFIILGLISLQSFKPHQHDNFINKAIASNRFEIAISEQAMNKSQNKGVQDFSKMLVDDHHKLQSQLDAYATANNLTVENDMSREQQQLLTETANLNGAAYDERFKSEIIASHENIITLFESAIKSNMAKDDTKNTWLNQTISSLKNHLELAKSLNVTDKVDTPISDTISNKHVDDMPKKMKLK; encoded by the coding sequence ATGAAAAAGTTTTTAATTATAGGCTTTATTATTCTAGGACTAATAAGCCTGCAATCATTTAAACCACATCAACATGACAATTTTATCAATAAAGCAATTGCGTCAAATCGTTTTGAAATAGCTATTTCTGAACAAGCAATGAATAAATCTCAAAACAAGGGAGTTCAAGACTTTTCTAAAATGCTTGTTGACGATCATCATAAGTTGCAATCTCAATTGGATGCCTATGCAACAGCGAATAATCTGACTGTAGAAAACGATATGAGTCGTGAACAACAACAATTGTTAACAGAGACCGCTAACTTAAATGGGGCGGCTTATGACGAAAGATTCAAATCTGAAATAATTGCTTCTCATGAAAATATTATCACTTTGTTTGAATCTGCCATAAAAAGTAATATGGCAAAAGATGATACCAAGAATACTTGGTTAAATCAAACGATATCTTCTTTAAAAAATCATTTAGAGCTTGCAAAATCACTGAATGTGACAGACAAAGTGGACACTCCTATTTCAGATACAATTTCGAATAAACATGTAGACGATATGCCAAAAAAAATGAAGCTTAAGTAA